A DNA window from Stutzerimonas stutzeri contains the following coding sequences:
- a CDS encoding PEGA domain-containing protein produces MESGVSIFSRPQGSRGARVVLAASAVGALLLTSVLSSGYSQADSAPQSPQLAKLSVPDTHTATAPAPAEALAGSPRAEQLAVKIAELDAILLERQKLEDALRTEKSELAAVQLQLANTKKLIRMEVDDFLGQSAERKRLDDLLDDHKRSADGAAAISERVDALEKELGSQHLKFSLAARDVERLKSQLAAEIRERNSKNIQAIARKLDKTIRFEQSVSFRCSASKSLAACLAEHRNDGQIAQSVLDNYQRVLAEDVREQVSDLALDTDWYRYRTRTEFAQASMSLDGTVNAQLNVEATITAKKMMPCAILDLPYEQCDSKTYSLIVRSNKYDDQVRINDQVHGATPVSLVLDSGVYDIQITSGGITQKRTLSLKGDQVVNFKF; encoded by the coding sequence ATGGAATCTGGCGTTTCGATTTTTTCCAGGCCGCAAGGTTCTCGTGGTGCTCGTGTCGTGCTTGCGGCTAGTGCGGTAGGGGCACTGCTGCTGACTTCGGTCCTGAGTAGTGGCTATTCCCAAGCCGATAGCGCGCCGCAGTCGCCGCAATTAGCCAAGCTGTCGGTTCCCGACACGCATACCGCAACAGCTCCCGCGCCCGCCGAAGCCCTCGCTGGTTCTCCCCGTGCCGAGCAACTGGCGGTCAAGATAGCCGAGCTCGATGCCATCCTTCTCGAACGACAGAAGCTGGAAGATGCGCTGCGCACCGAAAAAAGCGAGCTGGCGGCCGTGCAATTGCAGCTGGCAAACACCAAAAAGCTGATCCGTATGGAAGTCGACGACTTTCTCGGGCAGAGCGCAGAACGCAAGCGGCTCGACGACCTGCTGGATGACCACAAGCGCAGCGCCGATGGGGCGGCAGCGATCAGCGAGCGCGTCGATGCGCTGGAGAAGGAGCTGGGCAGCCAGCACCTGAAATTCTCGCTCGCGGCGCGTGACGTCGAGCGTCTCAAATCTCAACTGGCGGCCGAGATTCGCGAGCGCAACAGCAAGAATATCCAGGCGATTGCGCGCAAGCTGGACAAGACGATTCGTTTCGAGCAGTCGGTATCGTTCCGCTGCTCGGCGAGCAAGAGCTTGGCGGCCTGCCTGGCCGAGCACCGTAACGACGGTCAAATCGCGCAATCGGTACTGGATAACTACCAGCGCGTCCTAGCTGAGGACGTTCGCGAGCAGGTGAGTGATCTTGCGCTGGATACCGATTGGTACCGCTACCGCACCCGCACGGAATTCGCACAGGCGAGCATGAGCCTGGACGGCACCGTCAACGCGCAATTGAATGTCGAAGCAACGATCACGGCGAAGAAGATGATGCCATGCGCAATTCTCGACCTGCCTTACGAGCAATGCGATAGCAAGACCTACTCGTTGATCGTACGCAGCAACAAGTACGACGATCAGGTTCGCATCAACGACCAGGTGCACGGTGCGACACCGGTTTCGCTGGTACTCGACAGTGGCGTCTACGACATTCAGATCACCTCCGGCGGCATTACCCAGAAGCGAACCCTGTCGCTCAAAGGCGATCAGGTAGTCAACTTCAAGTTCTGA
- the mreD gene encoding rod shape-determining protein MreD — translation MISGRPNNGWVIWFSLTVALLLSVAPMPGSAELARPLWLGLVIAFWSLALPHRGGLGAAFCFGLAQDVLAGTLFGQSALPLILIAFLVLSLQQRLRMFPLWQQSMVLLVVLGLAQLVQLWLNTLTGNRPPTLLFLVPVPISALLWPWIFVALQGMRQRFAVY, via the coding sequence ATGATCAGCGGGCGTCCAAACAATGGGTGGGTCATCTGGTTCAGCCTGACGGTTGCCCTGCTGCTCAGTGTCGCGCCGATGCCGGGCAGTGCAGAGCTTGCCCGGCCGTTGTGGCTGGGCTTGGTCATTGCGTTCTGGTCGCTGGCGCTTCCCCATCGAGGAGGCTTGGGCGCTGCGTTTTGCTTCGGGCTGGCTCAGGATGTGCTTGCCGGCACGCTGTTCGGTCAGAGCGCCTTGCCGCTGATTCTGATTGCCTTTCTGGTGTTGAGTCTTCAACAGCGCCTGCGCATGTTCCCGCTCTGGCAGCAGAGTATGGTGTTGCTGGTAGTACTCGGTCTGGCTCAGCTGGTTCAGCTGTGGCTCAACACACTGACCGGCAATCGCCCGCCGACTTTGCTGTTCCTGGTGCCGGTGCCCATTAGTGCGCTGCTGTGGCCCTGGATATTCGTGGCATTGCAGGGTATGCGTCAGCGGTTCGCTGTCTACTGA
- the mreC gene encoding rod shape-determining protein MreC, whose translation MLGVRLLVFVVLCVVLMVVDARFEALKTVRSQMGLVLTPFYWVADMPVRIWRGTTEQIASSNSLMAENEKLKAEALLMQRRLQKLAMLTEQNVRLRELLNSAALVDDKVIVAELIGLDPNPFTHRILIDKGEKDGVFMGQPVLDASGLMGQVVEVLPYAARVLLLTDVTHSIPVQVNRNGLRAIAVGTGNPDYLELRHVAETADVKAGDLLVSSGLGQRFPSGYPVAQVTEVVHGSGQPFAIVRAVPTAMLNRSRYLMLVFSDSRTPEERAAAAAEAQADADQKAAAEGEEASAAPVDAGSGGAQPAAEPLAAPAAEVSQ comes from the coding sequence TTGCTCGGTGTGCGCCTGCTGGTGTTCGTCGTGCTTTGTGTCGTGCTGATGGTGGTGGATGCGCGCTTCGAGGCGTTGAAGACGGTGCGCAGTCAGATGGGACTGGTGCTGACGCCGTTCTACTGGGTCGCCGACATGCCGGTGCGAATCTGGCGAGGCACGACCGAGCAGATCGCCAGCAGCAATAGCCTGATGGCGGAGAACGAGAAGCTCAAAGCCGAGGCATTGCTGATGCAGCGACGCCTGCAGAAACTGGCGATGCTCACCGAGCAGAACGTACGGCTGCGTGAGTTGCTCAATTCGGCGGCGCTGGTGGACGACAAGGTCATCGTTGCCGAACTGATCGGTCTCGACCCGAACCCGTTCACCCATCGCATTCTGATCGACAAGGGCGAGAAGGATGGGGTGTTCATGGGGCAGCCGGTACTCGATGCCAGCGGCCTGATGGGGCAGGTGGTCGAGGTGCTGCCTTACGCTGCACGCGTGCTGCTGTTGACCGATGTCACTCACAGCATTCCGGTTCAGGTCAATCGCAATGGCCTGCGCGCCATCGCGGTAGGGACCGGCAACCCAGACTATCTGGAGTTGCGCCATGTAGCCGAAACCGCAGACGTCAAAGCTGGGGATCTGCTAGTCAGTTCCGGGCTTGGTCAGCGCTTCCCAAGCGGTTATCCGGTGGCGCAGGTGACCGAGGTGGTGCATGGGTCCGGTCAACCGTTCGCCATCGTGCGGGCGGTGCCGACCGCGATGCTCAATCGCAGTCGCTATTTGATGCTCGTCTTCAGCGACTCGCGGACACCCGAAGAGCGTGCGGCGGCGGCGGCAGAAGCGCAGGCTGATGCCGACCAGAAAGCGGCTGCCGAAGGCGAAGAGGCGTCAGCTGCGCCGGTTGACGCTGGATCTGGCGGCGCCCAGCCAGCTGCCGAACCCCTGGCGGCGCCCGCAGCGGAGGTGAGTCAATGA
- the mreB gene encoding rod shape-determining protein MreB produces MFKKLRGMFSSDLSIDLGTANTLIYVRDRGIVLDEPSVVAIRTHGNQKSVVAVGTEAKRMLGRTPGNINAIRPMKDGVIADFSVCEKMLQYFINKVHENSFLQPSPRVLICVPCKSTQVERRAIRESALGAGAREVFLIEEPMAAAIGAGLPVDEARGSMVVDIGGGTTEIALISLNGVVYAESVRVGGDRFDESIVTYVRRNYGSLIGESTAERIKQEIGTAFPGGEVREVDVRGRNLAEGVPRAFTLNSNEVLEALQESLATIVQAVKSALEQSPPELASDIAERGLVLTGGGALLRDLDKLLAQETGLPVIVAEEPLTCVARGGGRALEMMDRHAMDLLSTE; encoded by the coding sequence ATGTTCAAGAAACTGCGTGGCATGTTTTCCAGTGATCTGTCGATCGACCTGGGCACTGCCAATACCCTTATTTATGTGCGCGATCGCGGCATCGTTCTCGATGAGCCTTCCGTGGTCGCCATCCGTACCCACGGCAACCAGAAAAGCGTTGTCGCCGTAGGCACCGAAGCCAAGCGCATGCTGGGCCGCACCCCAGGCAACATCAACGCGATTCGTCCGATGAAGGACGGCGTAATCGCCGACTTCAGCGTCTGCGAAAAGATGCTGCAGTACTTCATCAACAAGGTGCATGAGAACAGCTTCCTGCAGCCGAGCCCGCGCGTTCTGATCTGCGTGCCTTGCAAATCGACCCAGGTCGAGCGCCGTGCCATCCGTGAATCGGCACTGGGTGCCGGTGCCCGCGAAGTGTTCCTGATCGAGGAGCCAATGGCTGCGGCGATCGGTGCCGGCCTGCCGGTCGACGAAGCGCGTGGCTCGATGGTCGTGGACATCGGTGGCGGCACCACCGAGATCGCGCTGATCTCCCTCAATGGGGTGGTTTACGCTGAATCCGTGCGGGTCGGCGGTGATCGTTTCGACGAGTCCATCGTGACCTACGTGCGCCGCAACTATGGCAGTCTGATCGGCGAATCCACCGCGGAGCGCATCAAGCAAGAAATCGGCACTGCATTCCCAGGTGGCGAAGTCCGCGAAGTGGACGTTCGTGGTCGCAACCTTGCCGAAGGCGTGCCGCGCGCGTTCACCTTGAACTCCAACGAAGTGCTCGAAGCCCTGCAGGAGTCGCTGGCAACCATCGTTCAGGCAGTCAAGAGTGCGCTGGAGCAATCTCCGCCAGAACTCGCTTCCGACATCGCTGAGCGCGGTCTGGTGCTCACTGGTGGTGGCGCTCTGCTGCGTGATCTCGACAAGCTGCTGGCGCAGGAAACCGGTCTGCCGGTAATCGTCGCCGAAGAGCCGCTGACCTGTGTGGCCCGTGGTGGCGGTCGTGCCCTGGAGATGATGGACCGTCACGCTATGGATCTGCTGTCCACTGAGTGA